A window of Hippoglossus stenolepis isolate QCI-W04-F060 chromosome 18, HSTE1.2, whole genome shotgun sequence contains these coding sequences:
- the LOC118098081 gene encoding cyclin-dependent kinase 2-associated protein 1 isoform X3: protein MDAAPQTKTVGNLQSASAANLATLQSYRPLLSDYGPPSLGFSQGSTGSQVPQNKYAELLAIIEELGKEIRPTYAGSKSAMERLKRGIIHARGLVRECLAETERNARS from the exons ATGGACGCGGCCccacaaacaaagacag TTGGAAATCTCCAGTCTGCCTCAGCAGCTAACCTGGCCACGTTGCAGTCTTACAGGCCTCTCCTGAGTGACTACGGACCTCCATCTCTGGGATTCTCACAG GGTTCCACTGGCAGCCAAGTGCCTCAGAACAAATATGCAGAGCTGCTGGCCATCATCGAAGAGCTTGGGAAGGAGATCAGGCCCACATATGCTGGAAGTAAGAGTGCAATGGAGAGACTGAAAAGAG GAATAATCCATGCTAGAGGGCTGGTGCGTGAGTGCTTGgcggagacggagagaaacGCCAGGTCCTAG
- the LOC118125758 gene encoding M-phase phosphoprotein 9 has translation MSTDDSISEDVSSSGALSHCHVSADGDGGKESETSLLSSEGTSASGLAVSEDRHSASQTTGGTVENRPVFITPACNKIRSLCLSTKEAFEQGKNLPFINPSSLETLRALVQEIQSSGETDPEIWKDCEGRWLHLFQLVEKQYQEQILAQQEQYQCQIQLIQDEIKALVQLQNRQATVHPQTELSPTLVTKTTTDTKGYIFPLISRDHTVTKNVPRDNDRLAAPAHTPFSSPSPPLHRSETANQGEERVTTMLSSGYGTLSTWEPCMEPAGSPGEDEDGNQGREKHHWTSNFQQATETTAIGCQLDFPDERPLGVEELNRSVYQPRTSGTSQSLTSWAQRQKLRPKKSKAGEASCQISQFQEQPCSSREPNRQNPLESADSQDQHRPTGPSSSTFPLRRSDSLMSEASGLTYWRLHESDLYWPLPDSFESNAYHLLQEASMSLTPPQERGPSLREIYQNKQRTDCKHSDWEGSIMSSPSSPQVLTLDPAVNTRQSECTSGFTSPSHFSSPSFATQPHINPRVRTPVSPDSMVECSPNPGDTDYISDTSSVSVAGPPYSKMQSLWGNASRAVECTSQDKTNQQRRASARLASEEEGSHTHTSTLKPCSAFGANLRPAASPHMERASSLEDPVVLSLLRQNLREKHSRHVADLKAYYESEIQVLRDKLKLRDLPQDLEKSNQALTERCKHLEKALAEAISHIKEVEATNRSLEKKLAEWPERYAVAGAAVKSLQQRLEESKRSGKEKDALTARLKSHVQQLEEAAQKACREADEKEARRTREYTMLQDLLGEYDSMMKQHEGVKNKMVSAENKLVDANDQISELKRLTSKLESQVKQLDHENQSRARYASHSNAQPSGAGLFHHPDLLLSPSKSNMEPDITRRKSPCLLSDKQNSGRKSQISQTKQSIIHKNLPYILNDQSSGPDSSVDPPSADGSWRCGSPPECEQSLPQTRHQEQSQRDTGWMQTSCALTPMMRALIELEETRATESRAPWVGSQRATVGFVERRHKEQIQEREVVKPGGAAVEAEGGGAARSHSGAERAAALLRAQRSLSPEGHRSASLPPPAQRNIPTTTPPKRETLLQPLSAKSSPKRCPSENYSTAFAHMMPREQHLHNRFNGRGEQRRHSFHSSGTRKRLQFTSTDRKDDLRQPDSSSSMNPPNGNSQLGWEEQGACGVSDLRNTYEDSAPLLDKLSSLTEAEKLLDELTQEKLQIEAALSRMPGAGGRVSLQTRLDEVALENRLERVNRELGSLRMTLKRFHILRSSANI, from the exons ATGTCCACAGATGACAGTATCTCTGAGGATGTGTCCAGCTCAGGGGCTTTGAGCCATTGCCATGTCAGTGCTGACGGGGATGGGGGGAAGGAGAGTGAGACCTCTTTGCTGTCCTCCGAGGGGACATCGGCCTCGGGCCTGGCCGTCTCAGAGGACAGACACTCTGCCTCCCAAACAACAGGAGGCACTGTGGAGAACAGACCTGTGTTCATTACACCAGCATGCAACAAGATCAG GAGTCTGTGTCTGAGCACAAAGGAAGCATTCGAACAAGGGAAGAACCTCCCATTCATCAACCCAAGCTCCCTCGAGACCCTTAGGGCTTTGGTCCAGGAGATCCAGAGCAGTGGAGAGACGGACCCTGAGATCTGGAAGGATTGTGAG GGCCGGTGGCTGCATCTATTTCAGCTGGTTGAGAAGCAATACCAAGAGCAGATACTCGCACAGCAGGAACAATACCAGTGCCAAATACAG ttgATTCAGGATGAAATTAAGGCTCTGGTCCAGCTCCAGAACCGCCAGGCCACTGTCCATCCACAAACAGAGCTCTCTCCAACTCTAGTGACCAAAACTACTACTGACACAAAGGGTTACATTTTCCCCCTAATCTCCAGGGATCACACAGTCACCAAAAACGTGCCCAGGGACAATGACAGACTGGCAGCTCCTGCCCATACTCCTTTTAGCtccccttcacctcctctgcacAGATCAGAAACCGCCAACCAGGGGGAGGAGCGGGTAACTACAATGCTCAGCAGTGGATACGGGACTCTGTCTACCTGGGAACCGTGTATGGAACCTGCTGGGTCTCCAGGGGAAGATGAGGATGGCAATCAAGGGAGGGAGAAGCACCATTGGACCTCTAACTTCCAGCAAGCCACAGAGACAACTGCGATTGGGTGCCAGCTGGATTTTCCCGATGAGAGGCCTCTTGGAGTGGAGGAACTTAATCGATCAGTCTACCAGCCAAGAACCTCTGG CACCAGCCAATCTTTGACCTCCTGGGCCCAGAGACAGAAACTCAGGCCCAAGAAAAGCAAAGCAGGAGAAGCTTCGTGCCAAATCTCACAGTTCCAGGAGCAGCCATGCAGCTCCAGAGAACCGAACAGACAAAACCCCCTGGAGAGCGCAGACTCCCAGGACCAG CATCGACCGACTGGGCCGTCGTCCAGCACTTTTCCCCTGAGGAGGAGTGACAGCCTGATGTCTGAAGCATCAG GCCTCACTTACTGGCGTCTGCATGAGAGTGACCTGTATTGGCCCTTACCCGACAGCTTTGAAAGCAACGCTTACCACCTTCTGCAAGAGGCATCCATGAGTCTT ACTCCACCTCAGGAGCGAGGGCCGTCTCTCAGAGAGATCTATCAGAACAAGCAAAGAACAGACTGTAAACACTCAGACTGGGAAGGTTCTATTATGTCTAGTCCTTCGTCACCACAG GTGTTGACGTTGGACCCAGCAGTGAACACGCGGCAGTCAGAATGCACATCTGGCTTCACTTCACCATCTCATTTCAGCAGCCCTTCATTTGCCACTCAGCCCCACATCAACCCCAGAGTCAGGACCCCTGTTTCCCCTGACAGCATGGTGGAGTGTAGTCCCAACCCTGGAGATACAGACTATATCTCTGACACCTCCAGTGTTTCAGTTGCCGGACCTCCTTACTCCAAAATGCAAAGCTTGTGGGGAAACGCATCCCGGGCAGTCGAGTGTACCTCCCAGGATAAGACCAACCAGCAACGCAGAGCCAGTGCTCGTTTAGCCAGCGAGGAAGAGGGCAGTCACACCCACACCAGCACCCTGAAGCCCTGTTCAGCCTTTGGTGCTAATCTGCGGCCTGCAGCCAGTCCCCACATGGAGAGAGCTTCATCACTAGAGGATCCTGTAGTCCTGTCTCT TCTGCGGCAGAACCTGAGAGAGAAGCACTCTCGACATGTGGCTGATCTGAAAGCATATTATGAGTCTGAGATCCAAGTTCTGAGAGACAAACTCAAACTCAGAGATCTGCCCCAGGATTTAGAGAAGAGCAACCAGGCGCTCACagagag GTGCAAGCATCTAGAAAAGGCTCTGGCTGAGGCCATCAGTCATATTAAAGAAGTAGAGGCAACAAACAGGTCGCTGGAGAAAAAACTG GCAGAATGGCCAGAGCGGTATGCTGTCGCGGGCGCTGCTGTGAAATCTCTGCAGCAGCGGCTAGAAGAAAGTAAACGCTCGGGCAAAGAGAAGGACGCCCTGACAGCGCGTTTGAAGTCTCACgtacagcagctggaggaggcagcaCAGAAAGCCTGCAGAGAGGCAGACGAGAAGGAGGCCAGGAGGACGAGAGAGTACACGATGCTGCAGGAT CTGCTCGGAGAATATGACTCTATGATGAAGCAGCACGAGGGAGTGAAG AACAAGATGGTGTCTGCAGAGAACAAGCTTGTTGATGCCAATGATCAGATATCTGAACTGAAGAG ATTGACCTCCAAGCTGGAGTCTCAGGTGAAGCAGCTGGACCATGAGAACCAGTCCAGGGCCCGTTATGCTTCTCACAGTAATGCACAACCTTCTGGGGCTGG CCTTTTCCACCACCCTGACCTGCTGCTGTCACCCAGTAAAAGCAACATGGAACCAGACATCACCCGTAGAAAGTCACCGTGTCTTCTATCCGACAAGCAGAACAGCGGCAGAAAATCCCAGATCTCTCAAACTAAACAATCAATTATCCATAAGAATTTGCCATACATACTAAATGATCAATCATCTGGACCTGATAGCTCTGTGGACCCCCCCTCAGCAGATGGGAGCTGGAG GTGTGGATCTCCCCCAGAGTGTGAACAGTCTCTGCCTCAGACCAGACACCAGGAGCAGAGCCAGCGGGACACCGGTTGGATGCAGACATCCTGCGCCCTGACGCCCATGATGAGGGCCCTGATAGAGCTGGAGGAGACCAGAGCCACAGAGAGCCGCGCCCCCT GGGTTGGCAGTCAGAGGGCCACTGTGGGTTTTGTTGAGCGGCGACACAAAGAGCAAATTCAGGAGCGAGAGGTGGTTAAACCTGGAGGAGCTGCGGTCGAAGCTGAGGGAGGCGGAGCAGCAAGAAGCCACAGTGGAGCagaaagagcagcagctctgctgaGGGCTCAGAGGAGTCTGTCTCCAGAGGGCCACAGGTCCGCCTCACTGCCTCCTCCAGCACAGAGAAACATACCCACAACTACACCCC CAAAGAGAGAAACTTTGCTCCAGCCCCTGTCTGCCAAGTCCAGCCCTAAGCGCTGCCCCTCTGAGAACTACTCCACAGCTTTTGCTCACATGATGCCAAGAGAGCAACACCTGCACAACAG GTTTAATGGCCGAGGTGAGCAGAGACGTCATTCATTCCACAGCAGCGGTACCAGGAAGAGACTCCAGTTTACctccacagacagaaaagaTG aCCTTCGCCAGCCCGATTCCTCCAGCAGCATGAACCCACCTAATGGAAACTCCCAGCTGGGCTGGGAGGAGCAGGGGGCCTGTGGTGTGTCTGACCTGCGGAACACCTACGAGGACTCAGCCCCACTCCTGGACAAACTCAGCTCACTGACCGAGGCCGAGAAACTGTTAGACGAGCTGACGCAGGAGAAGCTACAG ATCGAGGCAGCTTTGAGCCGGATGCCTGGAGCAGGCGGTAGAGTGAGTCTACAGACCAGGTTAGATGAG GTGGCCTTAGAGAATCGTCTGGAGAGAGTGAATCGTGAGCTGGGATCCCTCCGCATGACTCTGAAGAGGTTCCACATCCTCCGCTCCTCTGCCAACATATAG
- the LOC118098081 gene encoding cyclin-dependent kinase 2-associated protein 1 isoform X1 → MDYETTDHRAPTCERPLYSSMKDLTSTDPSFQSLFGNLQSASAANLATLQSYRPLLSDYGPPSLGFSQGSTGSQVPQNKYAELLAIIEELGKEIRPTYAGSKSAMERLKRGIIHARGLVRECLAETERNARS, encoded by the exons ATGGATTATGAGACAACAGACCACAGGGCACCGACATGTGAACGGCCCCTGTACTCCAGCATGAAGGATCTGACATCCACAGACCCGtcttttcagtctttat TTGGAAATCTCCAGTCTGCCTCAGCAGCTAACCTGGCCACGTTGCAGTCTTACAGGCCTCTCCTGAGTGACTACGGACCTCCATCTCTGGGATTCTCACAG GGTTCCACTGGCAGCCAAGTGCCTCAGAACAAATATGCAGAGCTGCTGGCCATCATCGAAGAGCTTGGGAAGGAGATCAGGCCCACATATGCTGGAAGTAAGAGTGCAATGGAGAGACTGAAAAGAG GAATAATCCATGCTAGAGGGCTGGTGCGTGAGTGCTTGgcggagacggagagaaacGCCAGGTCCTAG
- the LOC118098081 gene encoding cyclin-dependent kinase 2-associated protein 1 isoform X2, which yields MSLGMSYKPNVHQHIPGTSGNQVGNLQSASAANLATLQSYRPLLSDYGPPSLGFSQGSTGSQVPQNKYAELLAIIEELGKEIRPTYAGSKSAMERLKRGIIHARGLVRECLAETERNARS from the exons aTGTCTCTGGGAATGTCTTATAAACCCAACGTCCATCAGCACATTCCGGGAACTTCTGGGAACCAGG TTGGAAATCTCCAGTCTGCCTCAGCAGCTAACCTGGCCACGTTGCAGTCTTACAGGCCTCTCCTGAGTGACTACGGACCTCCATCTCTGGGATTCTCACAG GGTTCCACTGGCAGCCAAGTGCCTCAGAACAAATATGCAGAGCTGCTGGCCATCATCGAAGAGCTTGGGAAGGAGATCAGGCCCACATATGCTGGAAGTAAGAGTGCAATGGAGAGACTGAAAAGAG GAATAATCCATGCTAGAGGGCTGGTGCGTGAGTGCTTGgcggagacggagagaaacGCCAGGTCCTAG